Proteins co-encoded in one Bremerella sp. TYQ1 genomic window:
- a CDS encoding M28 family peptidase, translating to MFVRPAFAKLLVCLTILAMPATLMAQETSTESPPKRDVESLKKTLGFLASDKLEGRGIGSDGLEEAAQYLAKQFEAIGLKTDLVNGSPFQNFEVNISSELGPVQSNTLKLVSGATVEKLEIGKDFTPLAVGGSNTFDAPLVFVGYGISAPKLDFDEFAEIDVDGKMVVILRKEPQQANPHSVFDGTTSSQHALFSRKISNAYQKGAAGVILINDAQGLEEIRAHVKAAFDTAVTDLVKVQQEHKSGDERSPEEIEAYLDKITSLGKKIGEYGEQLEQGMDELLPLTGAGPESTRPKFPVIFAKRSVFEPLIEKQFGKSLSEIEQSIDKDLKPIVGPLGDYRAVGETNIVREKATVRNVIGLIDAPNATSDEVIVVGAHYDHLGMGGTGSLAPLTHEIHNGADDNASGTTALLEVARRLVEKKKELKHRVLIIGFTGEEEGLLGSAHYVKEPVIPIDKTLMMFNMDMVGRLDENKLIAMGSGTAELFEPLLDRLNEKHKFELTKDPGGFGPSDHASFYAKQLPVLALFTGTHNDYHRPSDDTDKINFEGMSRIIDYAVDILLAIDQTDDRPKYVAVESKQPEMRGGSRPYFGSIPDFTVVGKGYGIQGASPGSPAAEAGIKGGDVLIDLGGNRIGGLEDFDAALRKFKAGEKVEVVVLRDGKEVKLTVTLAPPR from the coding sequence ATGTTTGTTCGTCCCGCCTTTGCCAAGCTGTTGGTTTGTCTCACGATCCTGGCCATGCCTGCCACTCTGATGGCGCAGGAAACGTCGACGGAGTCTCCACCAAAACGTGATGTCGAGTCCCTGAAAAAGACCTTAGGCTTTCTTGCATCGGACAAACTCGAGGGGCGTGGGATCGGTAGCGATGGTCTCGAAGAGGCGGCCCAGTATCTCGCGAAGCAGTTTGAGGCGATCGGATTGAAGACCGACTTGGTCAACGGTTCGCCGTTTCAGAACTTCGAGGTGAATATTTCTTCAGAGCTTGGGCCGGTACAAAGCAACACTCTGAAACTTGTTTCCGGAGCGACCGTCGAGAAGCTAGAGATCGGCAAGGATTTTACTCCTCTAGCGGTAGGCGGAAGCAATACGTTTGATGCCCCCTTGGTCTTTGTCGGTTATGGAATTTCCGCACCGAAACTCGATTTCGATGAGTTTGCCGAGATCGACGTCGACGGCAAGATGGTTGTCATTCTGCGGAAAGAACCCCAGCAAGCCAATCCGCATAGCGTCTTTGATGGCACGACTTCTTCTCAGCACGCATTGTTTAGTCGCAAGATCTCCAATGCTTATCAAAAAGGAGCCGCTGGCGTCATCTTGATCAACGATGCCCAAGGGCTGGAAGAAATCCGTGCCCATGTGAAAGCTGCGTTTGATACGGCTGTGACGGACTTGGTTAAAGTTCAGCAAGAGCACAAGTCAGGCGATGAGCGATCTCCGGAAGAGATTGAAGCGTATCTCGACAAGATCACGTCGCTCGGAAAGAAGATCGGAGAGTATGGCGAACAACTCGAGCAGGGTATGGACGAGTTGCTGCCTCTTACAGGAGCTGGGCCGGAGTCGACTCGCCCGAAGTTTCCCGTGATTTTCGCAAAACGAAGCGTTTTCGAGCCATTGATTGAAAAACAGTTCGGAAAGTCACTTTCGGAAATTGAGCAATCGATCGACAAAGATTTGAAGCCAATCGTCGGCCCTCTGGGGGACTATCGGGCGGTCGGTGAAACGAACATCGTTCGAGAAAAAGCTACCGTGCGAAATGTAATCGGTTTGATCGATGCCCCTAATGCCACATCTGACGAAGTCATTGTTGTCGGAGCCCATTACGATCATTTAGGCATGGGAGGCACTGGCAGTCTGGCTCCGCTTACTCATGAAATTCATAACGGAGCCGACGATAACGCCTCGGGGACGACTGCATTATTGGAAGTTGCCCGCCGACTTGTCGAGAAGAAGAAGGAGTTGAAACATCGTGTTTTGATCATCGGATTCACTGGGGAAGAAGAGGGGCTGCTGGGAAGTGCCCACTACGTTAAAGAGCCAGTGATCCCAATCGATAAGACGCTCATGATGTTCAACATGGACATGGTCGGGCGACTTGATGAAAACAAGTTGATTGCCATGGGAAGTGGTACGGCAGAGTTGTTTGAACCGCTGCTGGATCGCCTCAACGAAAAGCACAAGTTTGAACTCACCAAAGATCCGGGTGGGTTCGGCCCAAGCGATCATGCTTCCTTCTATGCGAAGCAGCTCCCAGTGCTTGCATTGTTTACCGGGACCCACAACGACTATCACCGTCCGAGCGACGACACCGACAAGATCAACTTCGAAGGTATGTCGCGAATCATTGACTATGCAGTCGATATCTTGCTTGCGATCGATCAGACCGACGATCGTCCAAAGTATGTTGCCGTGGAAAGCAAGCAGCCTGAGATGCGAGGTGGTTCTCGTCCTTACTTCGGTAGCATTCCGGATTTCACCGTCGTCGGGAAAGGGTACGGCATTCAAGGAGCAAGTCCCGGAAGTCCCGCCGCCGAAGCTGGCATCAAGGGCGGGGACGTTTTGATCGATCTCGGAGGGAACCGAATCGGCGGTTTGGAAGATTTCGACGCGGCTCTTCGCAAATTTAAAGCAGGCGAAAAAGTCGAAGTGGTCGTTCTTCGTGATGGCAAGGAAGTTAAGCTAACCGTCACGCTAGCCCCGCCTCGGTAG
- a CDS encoding OmpH family outer membrane protein, with protein MRTSFVQQGVLKVKRILSCFCVAVALTVFCQVSTASAQQASAGNIAVIDIPVIFKNHALFKKQMDELKASVDAAEQALTQDRDQMKGMVEQLQAFKAGTPEYKQLEEKMAKVQADLQVKVGMQKKDFMEKEARIYFNTYNQVTQTVATFAQRHNITLVLRYNSNEIDPTNRQSVLEGVNRPVIYQNQIDITYDILNILNNGVARAPINNGTSQVPQGRF; from the coding sequence ATGAGGACCAGTTTTGTCCAGCAAGGAGTGCTGAAAGTGAAGCGAATTCTCTCTTGTTTCTGTGTCGCGGTCGCGTTGACCGTTTTCTGTCAAGTCAGCACTGCCTCGGCCCAGCAGGCAAGTGCCGGTAACATTGCCGTTATCGATATCCCAGTCATTTTCAAGAATCACGCTTTGTTCAAGAAGCAGATGGACGAGCTTAAGGCTTCCGTCGACGCTGCCGAACAAGCTCTGACGCAAGATCGTGACCAGATGAAGGGCATGGTTGAGCAGCTACAGGCTTTCAAGGCCGGTACCCCAGAGTACAAGCAGTTGGAAGAAAAGATGGCTAAGGTTCAAGCCGATCTGCAAGTCAAAGTGGGCATGCAGAAGAAGGACTTCATGGAAAAAGAAGCCCGCATCTACTTCAACACCTATAACCAAGTGACTCAAACGGTTGCTACGTTCGCACAGCGACACAACATCACTTTGGTTCTTCGTTACAACAGCAACGAAATCGACCCAACCAACCGTCAATCGGTTTTGGAAGGTGTCAATCGTCCGGTGATTTATCAAAACCAGATCGACATCACCTACGACATCTTGAACATCCTGAACAACGGCGTCGCTCGTGCTCCGATCAACAACGGTACCAGCCAAGTACCGCAGGGTCGCTTCTAA
- the lpxC gene encoding UDP-3-O-acyl-N-acetylglucosamine deacetylase, whose amino-acid sequence MNSASIASTGEPIARLQQTIKATASVSGRGYWSGKEVTVRFEPAPEDTGIVFVREDIEGAPQVPAQVDYRIEVPRRTNLVHQGATVEMVEHVLAALAGLQIDNCLVHVNSAEMPGLDGSSKAYVEQLAEAGVETQSSPRAVLAISEVVRVGDDECWVEARPSGSNRMKFKYRLDFGTDGMIGRETLEGKLTPEYFQAELAPARTFLLLQEAEWLRQQGLGTHVDFSELLVFGPEGPIDNELRFEDECVRHKVLDLVGDLSLAGCDIQGTIIANRSGHRLNAELVKQLLKENQVAYLSRRTA is encoded by the coding sequence ATGAATTCCGCATCCATCGCCTCGACCGGCGAACCGATCGCACGACTTCAGCAAACCATCAAGGCCACCGCATCCGTATCGGGCCGCGGCTACTGGAGTGGCAAGGAAGTGACAGTTCGCTTCGAGCCTGCTCCCGAGGACACCGGGATTGTCTTCGTTCGCGAAGATATAGAGGGTGCTCCCCAGGTACCTGCTCAAGTTGATTATCGAATCGAAGTTCCGCGACGTACCAATTTGGTGCATCAAGGGGCAACGGTCGAAATGGTCGAACATGTCCTCGCGGCATTGGCCGGTTTGCAGATCGACAACTGCCTGGTGCACGTGAATTCGGCAGAGATGCCTGGGCTGGATGGGTCTTCCAAGGCCTACGTCGAGCAACTGGCAGAAGCAGGCGTCGAAACACAATCGTCGCCTCGGGCCGTATTGGCGATTTCGGAAGTGGTACGCGTCGGCGATGACGAATGCTGGGTCGAAGCCCGACCGAGTGGTTCTAACCGCATGAAGTTCAAGTATCGTCTCGATTTCGGCACCGATGGAATGATCGGTCGCGAGACGCTTGAGGGAAAGCTTACCCCAGAATATTTCCAAGCTGAATTGGCCCCTGCGCGAACATTTCTGTTGCTTCAGGAAGCGGAATGGCTGCGTCAGCAAGGGCTGGGAACGCATGTAGATTTCAGCGAGCTTTTAGTTTTTGGACCAGAGGGACCAATCGACAACGAGCTTCGTTTTGAAGACGAATGTGTACGGCACAAAGTCTTAGACCTGGTCGGTGATCTGTCGCTGGCCGGTTGTGATATTCAAGGAACGATCATCGCAAATCGTAGCGGTCATCGTTTGAATGCGGAGTTGGTGAAACAACTTCTGAAAGAAAATCAGGTTGCCTATTTGTCACGGCGGACCGCCTGA
- a CDS encoding Gfo/Idh/MocA family protein, translating to MRQVRLAVIGTGHLGKIHAKLAKGISVFNLVGVVDPVKETRDAFCKEHKLKGYDDVSEIASKIDAAVIATPTLYHKEVAAPLLEAGKHVLIEKPITLTTEDADELIELAEHHQSVLQVGHVERFNPAFREACKKIESPRFIRGERTSGYTFRSVDVGVTLDLMIHDIDLVLSMVRSPVVDVQATGLTVFGPHEDIVETRLTFANGCVANLTASRASYNPSRHMEVFSDSGFVGVDFTTRNVRSIVADDIVKQGVAEVHKLSPEGKTWVRDHLFSSVLPCQETEVAPGNAIEAELSEFADCIQRGLTPTVTGQAAREALSVALQISDAVHAHQWDGGNVNLVGPAMRPEPKHVVTIKKAA from the coding sequence ATGCGTCAGGTAAGACTTGCGGTCATTGGGACCGGCCACCTGGGTAAAATTCACGCCAAATTGGCGAAGGGCATCTCGGTGTTCAATCTGGTCGGCGTTGTCGATCCAGTTAAAGAGACACGCGATGCGTTCTGCAAAGAGCATAAGCTCAAGGGCTATGACGACGTCAGCGAAATCGCATCGAAGATCGACGCCGCCGTCATCGCCACGCCGACGCTCTATCATAAAGAGGTCGCCGCGCCCCTGCTGGAAGCGGGGAAGCATGTTCTCATCGAAAAGCCAATTACGCTCACCACGGAAGATGCCGACGAGTTGATTGAGCTGGCCGAGCATCATCAAAGCGTCCTGCAGGTAGGACACGTCGAGCGATTCAATCCTGCTTTTCGAGAAGCATGTAAAAAAATCGAATCGCCTCGCTTTATTCGAGGTGAGCGAACCAGTGGCTATACGTTCCGTTCGGTCGATGTCGGCGTAACGCTGGATCTGATGATTCACGATATCGATCTCGTGCTATCGATGGTTCGTAGCCCTGTCGTCGATGTTCAGGCAACCGGGTTGACCGTTTTTGGGCCTCACGAAGATATCGTCGAAACTCGCCTTACGTTTGCTAACGGCTGCGTTGCGAATCTGACCGCATCGCGTGCCAGCTATAATCCTTCGCGGCACATGGAAGTCTTTAGCGATTCCGGCTTCGTGGGAGTCGACTTCACGACTCGCAATGTTCGGTCCATTGTGGCAGACGATATCGTCAAGCAAGGTGTCGCCGAAGTTCACAAGCTCTCGCCCGAAGGGAAAACCTGGGTCCGGGATCACTTGTTCTCGAGCGTTTTGCCGTGCCAGGAAACAGAAGTTGCGCCTGGAAACGCGATTGAAGCGGAACTGAGTGAATTCGCCGATTGTATTCAGCGTGGACTTACGCCAACGGTAACCGGGCAAGCGGCTCGCGAAGCCCTTTCTGTCGCCCTGCAAATCAGCGATGCGGTTCATGCCCACCAGTGGGATGGTGGAAATGTCAATCTTGTCGGCCCTGCCATGCGACCAGAACCTAAGCATGTCGTAACGATCAAGAAGGCCGCTTAG
- a CDS encoding ABC transporter permease codes for MIPTHSSLLGFFFYIDEINRQHLATAVWLFAVGVILGLLAVALIWALLLAISPKLGGRCTQALRGPVLMPISVVMGIWVIMAFALLPMVPNAMGILNSLKQIPTTGESTYEIVVPVATGDVDEFGNVPAQTLDVTVLTDQLRNITVDSSGKIELVARLEGTDEDVVAFDISGGERFEWRRGDRGTLLRKIPANESIDLYARNITNSDISIDMKIVTEPEHIEAESIFFIGTLVLLLYGTFFAMVCIFPKMSAIAEATVRSEIYQLLFLICAVVGCLFMVASIYIPYQTFGEDIKVLKHTCLQAMMVLGIIVAIWAASRSVSEEIEGRTALTLLSKPVSRRQFVLGKFAGIAWLVSVLFIMISSVFVVAVAQKPIFDKREGAVVEYEGEKGVTWQLLHHEAMSVAPGVLLVFMETLVLAGVSVAISTRLPMVANFMLTFGIWALGHLTPSIMEASVEGFEPVQFVASFVATILPVLKNFEIYGAISAGREIPMEYIAGTALYTALYGAMTMFLALILFEDRDLA; via the coding sequence ATGATCCCGACCCACTCTTCCCTTCTCGGCTTCTTTTTCTATATCGACGAAATTAATCGCCAACACTTGGCAACAGCCGTATGGTTGTTTGCCGTTGGTGTGATCCTCGGCCTATTGGCCGTGGCGTTGATTTGGGCATTACTTCTCGCAATTTCACCTAAACTTGGTGGACGATGCACGCAAGCTTTGCGAGGCCCCGTTCTGATGCCAATTTCAGTGGTGATGGGTATCTGGGTAATCATGGCGTTCGCCTTGCTGCCGATGGTTCCCAATGCCATGGGCATTCTGAACTCCCTTAAGCAAATTCCAACCACTGGTGAGTCGACCTACGAAATCGTGGTCCCTGTCGCGACCGGCGATGTCGATGAGTTTGGCAACGTTCCAGCCCAGACTCTCGACGTTACGGTCCTGACTGACCAACTTCGCAACATCACCGTCGATAGCTCGGGAAAGATCGAGCTTGTCGCTCGACTCGAAGGCACCGACGAAGACGTTGTCGCGTTCGACATCAGTGGTGGTGAGCGTTTTGAATGGCGCCGTGGAGACCGAGGGACTTTACTTCGCAAGATCCCTGCCAATGAGTCGATCGATCTTTACGCTCGAAACATCACGAATTCTGATATTTCGATCGACATGAAGATTGTGACGGAGCCGGAACACATCGAGGCCGAGTCGATTTTCTTCATTGGTACTTTGGTGCTGTTGCTGTATGGCACTTTCTTTGCCATGGTCTGCATCTTCCCCAAGATGTCGGCAATCGCGGAAGCTACGGTTCGTAGCGAAATTTACCAGTTGCTGTTCCTGATCTGTGCGGTCGTTGGCTGCTTGTTCATGGTCGCGTCGATCTATATTCCTTACCAAACGTTTGGCGAAGACATCAAAGTGCTTAAGCATACCTGTCTTCAAGCCATGATGGTGCTGGGAATTATCGTCGCCATCTGGGCTGCAAGTCGCAGTGTTTCAGAAGAAATCGAAGGGCGAACCGCACTCACCCTTCTCTCGAAGCCGGTTAGCCGCCGTCAATTCGTGCTTGGCAAGTTCGCTGGCATCGCCTGGCTGGTGAGCGTTTTGTTCATCATGATCAGTTCGGTCTTTGTCGTTGCCGTTGCCCAAAAGCCTATTTTCGACAAACGCGAAGGTGCAGTCGTCGAATACGAAGGGGAAAAAGGGGTTACCTGGCAGTTGCTGCATCATGAAGCGATGAGCGTCGCCCCTGGCGTTCTGCTTGTGTTCATGGAAACTTTGGTGCTTGCCGGCGTTTCGGTCGCTATTTCGACGCGGCTTCCCATGGTTGCCAACTTCATGCTCACTTTTGGCATTTGGGCGTTAGGGCACTTAACACCGTCGATTATGGAGGCGTCCGTCGAGGGATTCGAACCGGTGCAATTTGTCGCCAGCTTTGTGGCGACGATTCTTCCGGTGCTGAAGAACTTCGAAATTTATGGTGCCATCTCGGCTGGCCGAGAGATTCCGATGGAATACATCGCAGGTACCGCACTTTACACCGCACTTTATGGTGCCATGACGATGTTCCTGGCGTTGATCTTGTTTGAAGATCGCGACCTTGCCTAA
- a CDS encoding acylphosphatase, producing MTDASTRMHVVFSGHVQGVGFRQTTTQIAKSFPVVGWVKNLPSGNVELVAEGSKSACSDFLAAIRDRMFEYINDLDCQWSDSSGELETFEIHY from the coding sequence ATGACGGACGCATCAACCCGAATGCACGTAGTCTTTTCCGGGCATGTGCAAGGTGTCGGATTCCGACAAACCACCACTCAGATTGCCAAGTCTTTTCCTGTCGTCGGCTGGGTAAAAAACCTTCCCAGTGGCAACGTAGAGCTTGTCGCAGAGGGTTCCAAGTCGGCTTGTAGCGACTTCCTGGCTGCCATTCGTGATCGCATGTTTGAGTACATTAACGATCTTGATTGTCAGTGGTCTGATTCGTCCGGCGAATTGGAAACCTTCGAGATCCACTATTAA
- a CDS encoding NUDIX hydrolase has protein sequence MASRSDVPIRKRAVVGVIVRQNTFLTIRRSQFVVAPGKVCFPGGGIHTGESEADALIREVQEELGIDAVAGERLFETVTPWGTSVAWWYAQIDEEATLVLNAEEVAESFWLTGQDLLRNPDLLTSNRDFLVAWGRSSFVIPGITVPDDWDETAG, from the coding sequence ATGGCAAGTCGTAGCGATGTGCCGATACGAAAACGTGCGGTGGTGGGCGTGATTGTTCGCCAGAATACCTTCCTGACGATTCGCCGCAGCCAGTTCGTTGTTGCCCCTGGAAAGGTCTGTTTCCCAGGAGGCGGCATCCACACAGGAGAATCCGAGGCAGATGCTCTAATACGAGAAGTTCAGGAAGAACTGGGCATCGACGCCGTGGCTGGCGAGCGACTGTTCGAGACGGTTACCCCTTGGGGCACATCTGTTGCGTGGTGGTATGCCCAAATCGATGAAGAAGCGACGCTTGTCTTAAATGCCGAGGAAGTCGCAGAATCGTTCTGGCTCACAGGGCAAGACTTACTGCGGAATCCCGATCTATTGACGAGCAATCGGGACTTCTTGGTTGCCTGGGGACGTTCGTCGTTCGTTATTCCTGGAATAACGGTTCCTGACGATTGGGATGAAACTGCCGGTTAA
- the ftsH gene encoding ATP-dependent zinc metalloprotease FtsH, protein MLISTADSPYSTLTVSEFEKEIKDGNVEKVVLGDMEARGELKVPQNVMEIKDGKEVAKKDSEGNFIKKPKAFRVRIASQESPEYADLVAMLREHNVPREIDTSSQAMQSIIWIVIMLLPLVFLFIIWNSFRRSRDQIMGGGFLSGFSKSPAKRYEATRKAITFKDVAGLEGVKSDLLEIVDFLRTPEKFERLGGQIPKGVLLVGPPGTGKTLLARAIAGEAGVPFYAINGSEFIQMFVGVGASRVRDLFKTAKDNSPSIIFIDEIDAVGRQRGAGLGGGHDEREQTLNQILSEMDGFVQGETVIVIAATNRPDVLDPALLRPGRFDRHITVDRPTLKGRVEIFKVHVRDVPLSDDVNIERLAAGAVGLTGADIRNLINEAALWATRQDREAVTMEDFEYARDKILMGARREESLVAREKEKTAYHEAGHALLSWLLPGVDRLHKVTVIPRGRALGVTQTLPEEDRMNISESELYDQLAFILGGRAAEKIAYDELSAGAENDLERATKMARRMVTQWGMSERLGPVNYKITDEDPFLGREIHENRHFSEHTMQIIDDEVARILHESHDKAIEVLTTNKDKLIKLTNALCEHEELSDQEVEKLIGPSVHRSKASKLNSEMEIASNGHATPPPEINTDDLKAEESN, encoded by the coding sequence ATGCTGATCTCGACCGCCGACTCTCCTTACTCAACGCTGACCGTTTCCGAATTTGAAAAGGAAATCAAAGACGGGAATGTCGAAAAGGTCGTACTTGGTGACATGGAAGCTCGGGGCGAATTAAAAGTCCCGCAGAATGTCATGGAAATCAAGGATGGCAAAGAAGTTGCGAAGAAGGATTCTGAGGGAAACTTCATTAAGAAGCCAAAGGCGTTTCGCGTTCGGATTGCGTCGCAAGAGTCCCCTGAGTATGCCGATTTGGTAGCGATGCTGCGCGAACATAACGTGCCGCGTGAAATCGATACGTCGTCTCAAGCAATGCAGTCGATCATTTGGATCGTCATAATGTTGCTGCCGTTGGTGTTCCTATTCATTATCTGGAACAGCTTCCGCCGCAGCCGAGATCAGATCATGGGCGGCGGCTTCCTTTCTGGCTTTAGCAAGAGTCCCGCGAAGCGCTACGAGGCGACTCGAAAGGCAATCACGTTTAAGGACGTCGCTGGCCTGGAAGGGGTTAAGAGTGACCTCTTGGAAATTGTCGACTTCCTACGCACGCCGGAAAAATTCGAGCGACTTGGCGGTCAGATTCCCAAGGGGGTCCTGTTAGTCGGGCCTCCCGGTACCGGGAAAACATTGCTCGCTCGTGCGATCGCCGGTGAAGCTGGCGTGCCGTTTTATGCGATCAATGGTTCTGAGTTCATTCAGATGTTTGTCGGTGTGGGGGCGAGTCGTGTTCGTGACTTGTTCAAGACCGCAAAAGACAACAGTCCCTCGATTATCTTTATCGATGAAATTGATGCTGTTGGACGCCAGCGTGGTGCCGGCCTTGGTGGTGGGCATGACGAACGTGAGCAAACGTTGAATCAGATCCTCAGCGAGATGGACGGCTTTGTGCAGGGCGAAACAGTCATCGTGATTGCCGCGACGAACCGTCCCGACGTTCTCGATCCAGCATTGCTGCGGCCTGGTCGTTTCGATCGCCATATCACCGTCGATCGTCCTACATTAAAGGGGCGAGTTGAGATCTTCAAAGTACACGTCCGCGATGTGCCGTTGTCTGACGACGTCAATATCGAGCGACTCGCTGCAGGTGCCGTTGGGCTGACAGGTGCTGACATTCGCAACCTGATCAACGAGGCAGCGTTGTGGGCGACGCGTCAAGATCGCGAAGCAGTGACGATGGAAGATTTCGAGTATGCTCGCGACAAGATCTTGATGGGAGCACGTCGCGAAGAATCGTTGGTAGCTCGCGAGAAAGAAAAAACGGCCTATCACGAAGCAGGGCACGCTTTGCTTTCATGGCTGCTGCCCGGCGTGGATCGACTTCACAAAGTGACCGTGATTCCTCGCGGACGAGCTTTGGGCGTAACGCAAACGCTTCCGGAAGAAGACCGGATGAATATCAGCGAGAGCGAGCTGTACGACCAGCTGGCATTTATTTTAGGCGGCCGTGCTGCCGAGAAGATCGCCTACGACGAACTTAGTGCCGGCGCCGAGAACGACTTAGAGCGAGCAACGAAGATGGCTCGCCGCATGGTCACACAGTGGGGCATGAGCGAACGTCTCGGTCCCGTGAATTATAAAATTACCGATGAAGATCCATTCCTCGGTCGCGAAATTCACGAAAACCGCCACTTCAGCGAGCACACCATGCAGATCATCGACGACGAAGTCGCGAGGATTCTGCACGAGTCGCACGACAAAGCGATCGAGGTTCTGACAACCAACAAGGACAAGCTGATTAAGCTGACCAATGCGTTGTGCGAACATGAAGAGCTTTCCGATCAAGAAGTTGAAAAACTGATCGGTCCTTCCGTGCACCGTTCTAAGGCAAGCAAGTTGAATTCCGAGATGGAAATTGCTTCCAACGGACACGCCACGCCTCCGCCAGAGATCAATACGGACGATTTGAAGGCGGAAGAATCGAACTAA
- the rsgA gene encoding ribosome small subunit-dependent GTPase A gives MAKKGKGQQKRRVEFRKNRTQKVRQGDITKRFNRDEFDVDKSVRRERISGKGELTRKRTIVGQEGDDGGEGENFSIHVDKETCLPGRVLQVQGLISEVEAEDRTVYQCATRRLLKTMATDVRHVVAAGDHVWFRPSGENEGIIESVEPRYGVLSRTSRGRQHIIVSNVDQLIIVGSAAEPGLKPNLIDRYLLTAEYAGIRPIICINKIDLLNPADLQTIVGVYGSLGYEVHLVSAKEEIGIERLRQALHGKDTVLSGQSGVGKSSLLNAIEPGLNLRVNAVSRENDKGKHTTTTATLIPLATAGHVIDTPGIRQFQLWDIIAEEVAGLFRDIRPFINRCRFPNCTHTHETDCAVKNAVADGILDTRRYESYCQIHAGDD, from the coding sequence ATGGCGAAAAAAGGTAAGGGGCAACAGAAGCGTCGCGTTGAGTTTCGAAAAAACCGTACGCAGAAGGTGCGGCAGGGTGACATCACCAAGCGGTTTAATCGAGACGAATTCGATGTAGATAAGTCCGTTCGCCGTGAACGAATCTCTGGAAAAGGTGAGCTGACTCGCAAGCGAACGATTGTCGGCCAAGAGGGAGACGACGGAGGGGAAGGAGAGAACTTCTCTATTCATGTCGACAAAGAGACATGCCTCCCGGGACGTGTGCTGCAAGTCCAAGGGCTCATCAGCGAAGTCGAAGCCGAGGATAGGACGGTCTATCAATGTGCCACCAGGCGGCTTCTCAAGACGATGGCGACCGACGTTCGGCACGTTGTCGCGGCTGGCGATCATGTTTGGTTCCGACCCAGTGGCGAAAACGAAGGCATAATCGAAAGTGTCGAGCCTCGCTATGGCGTCCTTAGCCGGACGAGTCGCGGCCGCCAGCACATCATTGTTTCTAATGTCGACCAGCTGATCATCGTCGGCAGCGCGGCTGAGCCGGGTCTGAAGCCCAATCTGATTGATCGCTATCTGCTTACCGCCGAGTATGCCGGAATTCGGCCGATCATCTGCATCAACAAGATCGATCTTCTAAACCCGGCTGACCTGCAAACGATTGTCGGCGTTTATGGAAGCTTAGGGTACGAAGTTCATCTCGTTTCCGCGAAAGAGGAAATCGGCATCGAGCGATTGCGCCAAGCGTTGCATGGCAAAGACACCGTTTTGTCTGGTCAGAGTGGTGTCGGAAAATCGTCGTTGTTGAACGCCATCGAGCCAGGTTTAAACCTCCGAGTGAACGCCGTAAGTCGTGAAAACGACAAGGGAAAGCACACGACGACGACGGCGACGCTAATTCCGTTGGCAACCGCTGGCCATGTGATCGATACGCCAGGAATTCGGCAGTTTCAGTTATGGGACATTATTGCTGAAGAAGTAGCCGGGCTGTTTCGTGACATTCGGCCGTTCATTAACCGCTGCCGATTTCCCAACTGTACCCACACGCATGAAACAGACTGCGCTGTGAAAAATGCCGTCGCCGACGGGATTTTGG